A region from the Panicum hallii strain FIL2 chromosome 1, PHallii_v3.1, whole genome shotgun sequence genome encodes:
- the LOC112896400 gene encoding putative ripening-related protein 5: MAAASALGVMAIVLLVALSSSPVVASLRPGLGVCRASGYLPGLSGNCVKSNDPDCCEDGKRYPQYRCSPPVTSSTPATLTLNSFEKGKDGGGPSECDNSYHSDEEMVVALSTGWFSNMARCGHRIKITANGNSVYAKVVDECDSVHGCDDEHNFEAPCANNIVDASPAVWNALGLDQSTGEQDITWSDGDE; the protein is encoded by the coding sequence ATGGCCGCTGCATCAGCCTTGGGCGTCATGGCGATCGTCCTCCTGGTGGCCCTCTCCAGCTCACCGGTCGTGGCGTCCCTCCGACCAGGCCTCGGCGTCTGTCGCGCCAGCGGCTACCTCCCTGGCCTTTCCGGCAACTGTGTGAAGAGCAACGACCCGGACTGCTGCGAGGATGGCAAGAGGTATCCGCAGTACCGCTGCTCGCCGCCGGTCACCTCGAGCACGCCGGCAACGTTGACGCTCAACAGTTTCGAGAAGGgcaaggacggcggcggcccgtcgGAGTGCGACAACTCGTACCACAGCGATGAGGAGATGGTCGTCGCGCTCTCCACCGGCTGGTTCAGCAACATGGCGCGCTGCGGCCACCGCATCAAGATCACCGCCAACGGCAACTCCGTGTACGCCAAGGTGGTCGACGAGTGCGACTCCGTGCACGGCTGCGATGACGAGCACAACTTCGAGGCTCCCTGCGCCAACAACATCGTCGACGCCTCGCCCGCGGTGTGGAACGCCCTGGGGCTCGACCAGAGCACCGGCGAGCAGGACATCACATGGTCCGACGGCGACGAGTGA